From a region of the Gordonia sp. PP30 genome:
- a CDS encoding YoaK family protein — MVRVKMIARREVTLAVILSAAAGYLDAVGYVYLGGFFVSFMSGNTTELATGVAHGDWAPARLAGTLIGMFFAGAVLGALLNRISDGRTVVLTGTTILVGLTALLGDVSGQTWPVALLLPLAMGVVNATFLSAGEASIGLTYMTGALVKAGQRLVDAFFGGPRRLWARHLSLWAALLAGGVVGAAMLRWIGLGGALWPIAGLLAVVTLVVARDRRRRGVFGLRAPRVRSETTVVAPSDSHTRQ, encoded by the coding sequence ATGGTGCGCGTGAAGATGATCGCGCGGCGGGAAGTGACGCTGGCCGTGATCCTTTCCGCGGCCGCCGGGTACCTCGATGCCGTCGGATATGTGTATCTCGGCGGCTTCTTCGTCTCCTTCATGAGCGGCAACACGACCGAACTCGCGACCGGCGTCGCGCACGGTGACTGGGCGCCGGCGCGGCTGGCCGGCACCCTCATCGGGATGTTCTTCGCCGGTGCGGTCCTCGGTGCGCTGCTGAATCGGATCAGTGACGGGCGCACCGTGGTCCTTACCGGCACCACGATTCTGGTCGGGCTGACCGCGCTTCTTGGTGACGTGAGCGGGCAGACGTGGCCGGTGGCGCTGCTGCTCCCGTTGGCGATGGGCGTGGTCAACGCGACGTTCCTGAGCGCCGGTGAGGCGAGCATCGGCCTCACGTACATGACCGGTGCGCTGGTCAAGGCCGGTCAGCGGCTGGTCGATGCGTTCTTCGGCGGACCGCGGCGGCTGTGGGCGCGCCATCTCTCCCTGTGGGCCGCGCTGCTGGCCGGGGGCGTCGTCGGTGCGGCGATGCTTCGCTGGATCGGACTCGGCGGTGCCCTGTGGCCGATCGCGGGTCTGCTGGCGGTGGTCACCCTGGTCGTCGCGCGTGACCGGCGACGGCGTGGCGTGTTCGGTCTCCGGGCTCCCCGGGTCCGTTCGGAGACGACTGTGGTCGCGCCGTCCGACTCGCATACTCGACAGTAG
- a CDS encoding NAD(P)-dependent alcohol dehydrogenase, whose amino-acid sequence MRAVKLTSPSTVTLEETPVPEPGPGEIRVKVAGAGLCHSDLHLIGMGDAWPAFGITLGHEGAGYVDALGSGVTGHDIGAPVIVNLLWSCGDCRACVEGRDNACEVAGGRDDFPTTPGISLNGSMADYVIAPARHVLPLGDIDPVGAGPLTDAGLTPMHAINSVRRRLTPGATVVILGIGGLGHVGLQIVKAISAARVIAIDNDEKKLAHAAELGADLTFAPGPDTAAQILELTGGYGADVVLDFVGVQPTVDTAAAVIAPEGLVRLVGLGGGTFPMRAVGLAPWGVDVQRSYGGTRSDLLEVLALAAAGKIRIDYTTYPLEDFQRAIDDLHDGRVIGRAVLVP is encoded by the coding sequence ATGCGCGCCGTCAAGCTGACCAGCCCGAGCACCGTCACCCTCGAAGAGACGCCCGTCCCCGAACCCGGCCCGGGCGAGATCCGCGTCAAGGTCGCCGGCGCCGGACTCTGCCATTCCGACCTGCACCTCATCGGCATGGGTGACGCCTGGCCCGCCTTCGGCATCACCCTCGGGCACGAGGGCGCCGGATACGTCGACGCGCTCGGCAGCGGGGTGACCGGTCACGACATCGGCGCACCGGTGATCGTGAACCTGCTATGGAGCTGCGGTGACTGCCGCGCCTGTGTCGAGGGCCGCGACAACGCATGCGAGGTGGCCGGCGGCCGCGACGACTTTCCGACCACCCCCGGCATCAGCCTGAACGGTTCCATGGCCGATTACGTCATCGCCCCGGCCCGGCACGTGCTCCCCTTGGGCGACATCGACCCGGTCGGCGCCGGACCGCTGACCGACGCCGGCCTCACCCCGATGCACGCGATCAACTCGGTGCGCCGCCGTCTCACGCCGGGCGCCACCGTGGTGATCCTCGGGATCGGCGGCCTCGGCCACGTCGGGCTGCAGATCGTCAAGGCGATCTCGGCCGCGCGGGTGATCGCCATCGACAACGACGAGAAGAAGCTCGCGCACGCCGCCGAACTCGGTGCCGACCTCACGTTCGCGCCGGGCCCGGACACCGCGGCGCAGATCCTCGAACTGACCGGCGGCTACGGCGCGGACGTGGTGCTCGACTTCGTCGGCGTGCAGCCCACCGTCGACACCGCGGCCGCGGTGATCGCCCCGGAAGGACTCGTCCGCCTGGTCGGTCTGGGCGGCGGCACCTTCCCGATGCGGGCGGTGGGCCTGGCCCCGTGGGGCGTCGACGTGCAGCGTTCCTACGGCGGCACCAGGTCCGACCTGCTGGAGGTGCTGGCGCTGGCCGCCGCGGGCAAGATCCGGATCGACTACACCACGTATCCGCTGGAGGACTTCCAGCGGGCGATCGACGACCTGCACGACGGCAGAGTCATCGGCCGCGCCGTCCTGGTGCCCTGA
- a CDS encoding ATP-binding protein, giving the protein MTAELPIGTRLGTDDPAHLLAPRLNRHTFWCGQSGSGKTYALGVLLEQVLLHTRLPLVILDPNSDFVSLGRTRPGIAPELAEEFASRDIRVCRRSPGDGDPLHVRFVDMNLASRAAVMQIDPIADADDFNAMLRGEERLRGALAQIDDALLAGQRSGLRPSLVHWLRTQADPEFERLAIRLENLGIADWQLWAWGQTALPDIIDERPDTTVIDLGGFDTADEPRAAALAVLDHLWARRHDRIGRLIVIDEAHNLCSPAPATPIERLLTERIVQIAAEGRKYGLWLLMSTQRPSKVHPNALSQCDNLGLMRMSSPRDLAELGSVFGYAPAALRDRATSFAQGEVLFAGGFAPEPMLVQVGARLTEEGGSDVPIPLR; this is encoded by the coding sequence ATGACGGCTGAACTCCCCATCGGCACGCGCCTGGGCACCGACGACCCCGCCCACCTGCTGGCGCCGCGGCTGAACCGGCACACGTTCTGGTGCGGGCAGAGCGGTTCGGGCAAGACCTACGCCCTGGGTGTGCTGCTGGAACAGGTGCTGTTGCACACCCGGTTGCCCCTGGTGATCCTCGACCCCAACTCCGATTTCGTGTCGCTGGGCCGGACCCGTCCCGGGATCGCGCCCGAACTCGCCGAAGAGTTCGCGAGCCGGGACATCCGCGTCTGCCGCCGGTCCCCGGGCGACGGCGACCCGCTGCACGTCCGCTTCGTCGACATGAATCTGGCCTCGCGCGCGGCCGTCATGCAGATCGATCCGATCGCCGACGCCGACGACTTCAACGCCATGCTGCGCGGGGAGGAGAGGCTGCGCGGGGCCCTCGCGCAGATCGACGACGCCCTGCTCGCCGGGCAGCGGTCGGGGCTGCGTCCGTCTCTCGTGCACTGGTTGCGGACCCAGGCCGATCCCGAGTTCGAGCGCCTCGCGATCCGGCTGGAGAACCTCGGGATCGCCGACTGGCAGTTGTGGGCGTGGGGGCAGACCGCGCTGCCCGACATCATCGACGAGCGGCCCGACACCACGGTGATCGACCTCGGCGGCTTCGATACGGCCGACGAACCGCGGGCGGCGGCGCTCGCCGTCCTCGATCACTTGTGGGCCCGCAGGCACGACCGCATCGGCCGGCTGATCGTGATCGACGAGGCGCACAATCTCTGCTCACCGGCCCCGGCGACACCGATCGAGCGCCTGCTCACCGAACGGATCGTGCAGATCGCCGCGGAGGGCCGCAAGTACGGCCTGTGGCTGCTCATGTCCACGCAGCGGCCGTCGAAGGTGCACCCGAACGCGCTGTCCCAGTGCGACAACCTCGGGCTGATGAGGATGAGTTCGCCCCGCGACCTCGCCGAGCTGGGATCGGTCTTCGGCTACGCGCCGGCGGCGCTGCGGGACCGCGCGACGTCGTTCGCGCAGGGCGAGGTGCTGTTCGCCGGCGGTTTCGCTCCCGAGCCGATGCTCGTGCAGGTGGGTGCCCGGCTCACCGAAGAAGGCGGCTCGGACGTGCCGATTCCGCTGCGCTGA